GAGGTTTTGGTATATCCCTCGAGGGTACAAGGAGAAGGGGCAGAAAAAGAAATCGTTCAGGCTATCAAAGATATAAACCTTCATTTTTACGATGTAGATGTAATCTTTATTACCAGAGGCGGTGGTTCTGCTGAAGACCTTGCTCCTTTTAACACAGAAGAGATCATCTTGGGGATAAGTAAGTCAAAAATACCGGTAGTTTCTGCTGTAGGCCATGAGATAGATTATACTCTATGCGACATGATAGCTGATAAAAGATGTCCTACCCCCTCTGCCGCCGCTCAAGAGGTTATCCCTGATAAACATAAATGGCTTGAAAAACTCGAGCTTTATAAAAAGAAGTATAAACAGTTTTTAGACATCATCCTTTCTAAGAAGCAAAACAGGCTTTATCAAGTAAAATTAACCTTAACAGAAAGAAGCCCCTTTAACCTTCTGTATAGTTTAGAAAAGGACCTAAAACAAAAGTTTTACAGGTTAAACGTACTCTTAAACGAGGTGATAGCTTATAAAGAAAAAAAGGTTCTTAACCAGAAAATTTCTTTAAGAAGATATCATCCAGCCGAAACTCTACAGAGGGAGGAGGACCGTTTACAGAACTATAGAAGGCGCCTTGAGTTGAGTTTTGAGAATTATTTTCAGCTCTGCGAAAACAGACTGACCGGCTTAAAAAGTCTTCTAACCTCGCTTTCGCCTTTAAATATTTTAGAAAGAGGATATAGTATAGTAAGAAAGTTAGAAACCAAAAAGATAGTTAGGTCGATAGAAGAGGTGCAAATTGAGGAGGTTTTAGAAGTAAAGCTTAGCAGAGGAAGTTTATTGGTTAAGGTTTTAAAAACCGAAGAGTAAGGAGCAGGGGATGGAGAAAGAGCTAAGCTTTGAAGAGGCTTTAGCTGAAATAGAACAAATTTTAAGGCAGTTAGAAAATAAAAACCTTGAGTTAGAACGAGCTATAGAACTTTATGAAAGAGGGTTGTTTTTGATACATTTTTGTGAGGAGAAGCTTAAAAAAGCCAAGGCTAAGGTAGAGGTTATCCTTAAAGATGAGAAAGGTTTTAAATTGGAAACCTTAGAGAGGGCTTCAGAGATCTTAAAAGATGGAAACTAAAAATTTTGATTTTTTTGCTTACCTAAAGAGAAAGGCTGAGAAGGTAGAAAAGGTTTTAACCGAGTTTTTCCCACAACCCAAGGGATATGGTGGCCGTGTGGTTGAGGCTGCCAGTTATAGCCTTTCTGCCGGAGGGAAAAGGATAAGACCGGTTTTATGTTTAGCAAGCTGTGAGGTTGTAGGTGGAAGGGATGAAGATGTCCTCTTTTTTGCTGCTGGCATCGAATGTATTCATACCTATTCGTTGATACACGATGACCTTCCTGCTATGGATGACGATGATTTTAGACGAGGTAAACCCTCTTGTCATAAAGCCTATGACGAAGCAACAGCTATTTTAGCTGGAGATGGGTTGCAAAGTTTGGCTTTTTGGTTTTTTACCCACCCTGAACAGGTAAAAAGGGTAAGCAAAAGCGCGCTTTTAAAGGCCATTCATCTGATTTCTCAAGCCGTAGGCTTTGAGGGAATGGTAGGAGGTCAGATGGCTGACCTTTTGATGGAAGGAAAAAAGGCAGGGCTAAAAATACTAAAATGGATCCATCTTCACAAAACCGTAAAACTCATCGAGGCCTCGGTTTTGGCAGGGGCTTTACTTGCCAAGGCTAAAAAAAAGGAGTTGCAAGCTTTAAAATCTTATGCTAAACATCTGGGGATGGCTTTTCAAATCGTAGACGACCTTTTAGACGTGATAGGGGACGAAAAAAAGTTAGGGAAAAAAAACCTTTCTGATTTAAAAAAACAAAAACTTACCTATCCTTCTGTGGTAGGGCTTGAGAAAACCAGAGAGCTTGCGGAAATACACACCCAAAAGGCTATTTCTGCTTTAGAACCTTTTGGAGAAAAAGCTATACCTTTAAGAGCGATGGCTGAGTTTGTTTTAAAAAGGGTATATTGATGAAGTTTTTAAAAAACATTAACTCCCCTCAGGATTTAAAAAAACTTAAGATTTCTCATCTGAAGGCTTTAGCTCAGGAGATAAGAGACTATATCGTAGAGGTAACCTCTAAAAACGGAGGTCATGTTGCCCCTAATTTAGGGGTAGTAGAGCTAACTTTAGCCTTACATTATGTTTTTGACTCCCCTAAGGATAAAATCATCTGGGACGTAGGCCATCAATGCTATACCCATAAGCTTATTACAGGAAGAAGAGACCAGTTTCACACTTTAAGGCAGTATGAAGGTATAGCAGGTTTTCCTAAAAGAGCCGAAAGCCCTCATGACATCCTTGACACAGGTCATAGCAGCACCTCTATTTCTGCAGGGCTTGGGATGGCAACAGCTTTGCGTCTTAAAAAAGAAAAGGGAAAAGTAATAGCTGTTATAGGTGATGGGTCTATTACCGCAGGGT
Above is a genomic segment from Thermodesulfobacterium commune DSM 2178 containing:
- the xseA gene encoding exodeoxyribonuclease VII large subunit, with the protein product MGQQFEYQLNQPIEGLERSYFTVKELTQRVKKLVEEGFSLLWVEGEISNLRHAQNGNLYFNLTEEEASIKAIIFNAQKEKEIVSYLQNGLKVLCWGKLNFYPKTGEVYLIVRRIELLGSGYLELKKQQLIKKYQYLFDPNKKRSIPLFPKKIAVITSIFSAALQDFLKIVSERWEIEVLVYPSRVQGEGAEKEIVQAIKDINLHFYDVDVIFITRGGGSAEDLAPFNTEEIILGISKSKIPVVSAVGHEIDYTLCDMIADKRCPTPSAAAQEVIPDKHKWLEKLELYKKKYKQFLDIILSKKQNRLYQVKLTLTERSPFNLLYSLEKDLKQKFYRLNVLLNEVIAYKEKKVLNQKISLRRYHPAETLQREEDRLQNYRRRLELSFENYFQLCENRLTGLKSLLTSLSPLNILERGYSIVRKLETKKIVRSIEEVQIEEVLEVKLSRGSLLVKVLKTEE
- the xseB gene encoding exodeoxyribonuclease VII small subunit → MEKELSFEEALAEIEQILRQLENKNLELERAIELYERGLFLIHFCEEKLKKAKAKVEVILKDEKGFKLETLERASEILKDGN
- a CDS encoding polyprenyl synthetase family protein — protein: METKNFDFFAYLKRKAEKVEKVLTEFFPQPKGYGGRVVEAASYSLSAGGKRIRPVLCLASCEVVGGRDEDVLFFAAGIECIHTYSLIHDDLPAMDDDDFRRGKPSCHKAYDEATAILAGDGLQSLAFWFFTHPEQVKRVSKSALLKAIHLISQAVGFEGMVGGQMADLLMEGKKAGLKILKWIHLHKTVKLIEASVLAGALLAKAKKKELQALKSYAKHLGMAFQIVDDLLDVIGDEKKLGKKNLSDLKKQKLTYPSVVGLEKTRELAEIHTQKAISALEPFGEKAIPLRAMAEFVLKRVY